The Lineus longissimus chromosome 2, tnLinLong1.2, whole genome shotgun sequence genome window below encodes:
- the LOC135483895 gene encoding COP9 signalosome complex subunit 2 isoform X2, whose translation MSDEDDFMCDDGDDEQYDLEYSEDSNSEPDVDLENQYYNSKALKEDDPRSALDSFQRVLDLEGKDKGEWGFKALKQMIKINFKLGNFEEMMTRYKQLLMYIKSAVTRNYSEKSINSILDYISTSKQMALLQNFYETTLEALKEAKNDRLWFKTNTKLGKLYFDREEYGKLQKILKQLHQSCQTEEGEDDLKKGTQLLEIYALEIQMYTAQKNNKKLKALYEQSLHIKSAIPHPLIMGVIRECGGKMHLREGEYEKAHTDFFEAFKNYDESGSPRRTTCLKYLVLANMLMKSGINPFDSQEAKPYKNDPEILAMTNLVSAYQNNDINEFEKILKTNRRNIMEDPFIREHIEDLLRNIRTQVLIKLIKPYTRIHIPFISKELNIDVTEVENLLVSCILDSTIQGRIDQVNQVLELDRQTQVARYSAMDKWAAQLQSLHQAVINKMA comes from the exons ATGTCGGACGAAGATGATTTCATgtgtgatgatggtgatgatgaacagTATGATTTG GAGTACTCGGAGGACAGCAACTCTGAGCCAGATGTTGACTTGGAAAACCAGTATTACAATTCCAAGGCATTGAAAGAAGATGACCCGCGATCTGCATTGGACAGCTTTCAAAGGGTGCTCGACTTGGAAGGGAAGGACAAGGGCGAATGGGGTTTTAAAGCTTTGAAACAAATGATAAAGATTAACTTTAAACTG GGGAACTTTGAAGAAATGATGACGAGGTACAAACAACTGCTTATGTACATCAAAAGTGCTGTGACAAGAAACTACTCGGAGAAGTCTATCAATTCAATTTTAGATTACATTTCGACATCAAAGCAG ATGGCCCTTCTTCAAAACTTCTACGAGACAACGCTCGAGGCTTTAAAAGAAGCCAAAAATGATAGACTGTGGTTCaaaacaaatacaaaattaGGAAAGTTATACTTTGACCGAGAAGAATACGgaaaattacagaaaatattgaAACAGTTGCATCAGTCTTGTCAG ACAGAAGAAGGTGAAGATGACCTGaaaaaaggaacacaactctTAGAGATTTATGCCCTGGAAATTCAAATGTATACTGCacagaaaaataacaaaaaattgAAA GCTTTGTATGAACAGTCCCTCCACATCAAGTCCGCCATCCCACATCCTCTAATCATGGGCGTCATTCGAGAATGTGGTGGCAAGATGCATCTGAGAGAAGGCGAATATGAAAAAGCTCATACAGACTTCTTCGAGGCATTCAAGAATTACGATGAGTCAGGGAGTCCGAG ACGAACAACGTGTTTGAAGTATCTTGTGCTGGCCAATATGCTGATGAAGTCCGGGATCAACCCATTTGATTCACAGGAAGCAAAGCCTTATAAAAATGATCCAGAAATCCTAGCAATGACAAATTTAGTTAG TGCATACCAGAACAATGATATAAACGAATTCGAAAAGATCTTAAAAACCAATAGACGGAACATAATGGAGGATCCATTCATTAGAGAACATATAGAAG ATTTGCTTAGGAATATAAGGACCCAGGTACTAATCAAGTTGATAAAACCCTATACTAGGATACACATACCGTTCATTTCTAAGGAGCTCAATATCGACGTGACAGAGGTTGAGAATTTATTAGTGTCCTGTATTTTAGACAG CACGATTCAGGGTAGGATAGATCAAGTAAATCAAGTGCTAGAATTAGACCGACAAACACAGGTTGCCCGATACAGTGCTATGGACAAATGGGCTGCTCAACTCCAGTCCTTACATCAAGCAGTGATTAATAAGATGGCGTGA
- the LOC135483895 gene encoding COP9 signalosome complex subunit 2 isoform X1, with the protein MSDEDDFMCDDGDDEQYDLEYSEDSNSEPDVDLENQYYNSKALKEDDPRSALDSFQRVLDLEGKDKGEWGFKALKQMIKINFKLGNFEEMMTRYKQLLMYIKSAVTRNYSEKSINSILDYISTSKQSKGQVPGIKKSMALLQNFYETTLEALKEAKNDRLWFKTNTKLGKLYFDREEYGKLQKILKQLHQSCQTEEGEDDLKKGTQLLEIYALEIQMYTAQKNNKKLKALYEQSLHIKSAIPHPLIMGVIRECGGKMHLREGEYEKAHTDFFEAFKNYDESGSPRRTTCLKYLVLANMLMKSGINPFDSQEAKPYKNDPEILAMTNLVSAYQNNDINEFEKILKTNRRNIMEDPFIREHIEDLLRNIRTQVLIKLIKPYTRIHIPFISKELNIDVTEVENLLVSCILDSTIQGRIDQVNQVLELDRQTQVARYSAMDKWAAQLQSLHQAVINKMA; encoded by the exons ATGTCGGACGAAGATGATTTCATgtgtgatgatggtgatgatgaacagTATGATTTG GAGTACTCGGAGGACAGCAACTCTGAGCCAGATGTTGACTTGGAAAACCAGTATTACAATTCCAAGGCATTGAAAGAAGATGACCCGCGATCTGCATTGGACAGCTTTCAAAGGGTGCTCGACTTGGAAGGGAAGGACAAGGGCGAATGGGGTTTTAAAGCTTTGAAACAAATGATAAAGATTAACTTTAAACTG GGGAACTTTGAAGAAATGATGACGAGGTACAAACAACTGCTTATGTACATCAAAAGTGCTGTGACAAGAAACTACTCGGAGAAGTCTATCAATTCAATTTTAGATTACATTTCGACATCAAAGCAG AGCAAGGGCCAGGTTCCTGGTATAAAAAAGTCG ATGGCCCTTCTTCAAAACTTCTACGAGACAACGCTCGAGGCTTTAAAAGAAGCCAAAAATGATAGACTGTGGTTCaaaacaaatacaaaattaGGAAAGTTATACTTTGACCGAGAAGAATACGgaaaattacagaaaatattgaAACAGTTGCATCAGTCTTGTCAG ACAGAAGAAGGTGAAGATGACCTGaaaaaaggaacacaactctTAGAGATTTATGCCCTGGAAATTCAAATGTATACTGCacagaaaaataacaaaaaattgAAA GCTTTGTATGAACAGTCCCTCCACATCAAGTCCGCCATCCCACATCCTCTAATCATGGGCGTCATTCGAGAATGTGGTGGCAAGATGCATCTGAGAGAAGGCGAATATGAAAAAGCTCATACAGACTTCTTCGAGGCATTCAAGAATTACGATGAGTCAGGGAGTCCGAG ACGAACAACGTGTTTGAAGTATCTTGTGCTGGCCAATATGCTGATGAAGTCCGGGATCAACCCATTTGATTCACAGGAAGCAAAGCCTTATAAAAATGATCCAGAAATCCTAGCAATGACAAATTTAGTTAG TGCATACCAGAACAATGATATAAACGAATTCGAAAAGATCTTAAAAACCAATAGACGGAACATAATGGAGGATCCATTCATTAGAGAACATATAGAAG ATTTGCTTAGGAATATAAGGACCCAGGTACTAATCAAGTTGATAAAACCCTATACTAGGATACACATACCGTTCATTTCTAAGGAGCTCAATATCGACGTGACAGAGGTTGAGAATTTATTAGTGTCCTGTATTTTAGACAG CACGATTCAGGGTAGGATAGATCAAGTAAATCAAGTGCTAGAATTAGACCGACAAACACAGGTTGCCCGATACAGTGCTATGGACAAATGGGCTGCTCAACTCCAGTCCTTACATCAAGCAGTGATTAATAAGATGGCGTGA
- the LOC135483338 gene encoding DET1- and DDB1-associated protein 1-like has protein sequence MADFLKGLPSYNQDNFTKYHSDNSCKSSVRKPSVYISTKDYPSEQVITTEKTNILLRYLHQQWDKKNSNKKRDSSRADLDSSEGSQTNKLRRLNCGDDQVS, from the exons ATG gcTGACTTTTTGAAGGGTTTGCCCTCCTACAATCAGGACAACTTTACCAAATATCATTCTGACAACAGCTGCAAAAGCAGT GTCAGGAAACCATCTGTATATATTTCCACAAAGGATTATCCCTCAGAGCAAG TGATAACAACAGAAAAAACTAACATTTTACTGAGATATTTGCACCAACAATGGGACAAAAAG aattCCAACAAAAAGAGGGACTCATCACGGGCTGACTTGGACAGTTCGGAAGGATCACAGACAAACAAGTTAAGGAGACTAAATTGTGGCGATGACCAAGTCTCTTAG